Proteins from a single region of Corvus hawaiiensis isolate bCorHaw1 chromosome 6, bCorHaw1.pri.cur, whole genome shotgun sequence:
- the LTO1 gene encoding protein LTO1 homolog, which yields MADLFEGIVMAEQRFHGEGYQEGFAEGSRAGMAEGRRYGALHGARIGSEIGCYLGFALTWHCLLQKHTDEKNSKKMRALDSLIGMIQKFPYEDPTYDKLQEDLEKIRGKFKQVCSMLNIQSDFRIGTERSSLTF from the exons ATGGCCGACCTGTTCGAGGGGATCGTGATGGCCGAGCAGAG GTTCCACGGGGAGGGCTACCAGGAGGGCTTTGCAGAGGGCAGCCGCGCTGGAATGGCTGAGGGAAGGAGGTATGGAGCACTCCATGGAGCCCGGATTGGCTCAGAG ATCGGCTGCTACCTTGGCTTTGCACTGACGTGGCACTGCCTGCTCCAGAAGCACACAGATGAAAAGAACAG cAAAAAGATGAGGGCTCTGGATTCATTAATAGGGATGATTCAGAAATTCCCATATGAAGACCCCACTTATGATAAGCTGCAAGAAGATCTGgaaaaaatcagaggaaaattTAAACAG GTTTGTTCAATGCTAAATATTCAGTCTGATTTTAGAATTGGTACTGAGAGATCTTCACTAACATTTTGA
- the FGF19 gene encoding fibroblast growth factor 19, which translates to MGPRPAALALLGLAAAAASALPLPDAGPHLNYGWGEPIRLRHLYTASKHGLFSCFLRIGADGRVDAAGSQSPQSLLEIRAVAVRTVAIKGVQSSRYLCMDEAGRLHGQLRYSTEDCSFEEEIRPDGYNVYKSKKHGISVSLSSAKQRQQFKGKDFLPLSHFLPMINTVPVESADFGEYGDYSQAFEPEVFSSPLETDSMDPFGITSKLSPVKSPSFQK; encoded by the exons ATGgggccgcgccccgccgcgCTGGCGCTGCTCGGTctggcggccgccgccgcctccgcgcTGCCGCTGCCCGACGCCGGCCCGCACCTCAACTACGGCTGGGGAGAGCCCATCCGGCTGCGGCACCTCTACACCGCCAGCAAGCACGGGCTCTTCAGCTGCTTCCTGCGCATCGGCGCCGACGGGCGGGTGGACGCGGCCGGCAGCCAGAGCCCGCAGA GTCTGCTGGAGATCCGCGCCGTGGCCGTGCGCACCGTGGCCATCAAGGGCGTGCAGAGCTCCCGGTACCTGTGCATGGACGAGGCGGGGAGGCTGCACGGGCAG CTCAGGTATTCCACTGAAGACTGTTCCTTTGAGGAGGAGATTCGCCCAGATGGCTACAACGTGTATAAATCAAAAAAACACGGGATATCAGTGTCTTTGAGCAGTGCCAAACAAAGACAGCAGTTCAAGGGGAAAGATTTTCTTCCCCTGTCTCACTTCTTGCCCATGATCAACACCGTGCCCGTGGAGTCAGCGGACTTTGGTGAATACGGTGATTACAGCCAGGCCTTTGAGCCAGAGGTGTTCTCCTCGCCCCTGGAGACGGACAGTATGGATCCCTTTGGCATCACCTCCAAACTGTCCCCAGTGAAGAGCCCCAGCTTCCAGAAGTGA